The Corythoichthys intestinalis isolate RoL2023-P3 chromosome 2, ASM3026506v1, whole genome shotgun sequence DNA segment ctttttcagctttgtctgtgttttccgccatatacatctaCCAATAAACTACAAAGCAGATTAGCATGTCATGGCCCAACGCTAAAAATAGGCAAGTCTTTATATAGCACCCCCAAAATTTGATAACCATTGTAATTTTTgtcaaaacattttggaaacaAAATGTTTGTGTCCGTTTGTAAATGACATTGCTTATTAATtacttgttttattattatgttaaatttttatttttatatgcaCACTACATTCTCATTTGGTACAGGGGCTGACCAGTATtaagtaccctaattttcgcactataaggcgcacctgactataagccgcagcccaccaaatttggcacaaaaatggcatttgttcattcataagccgcattggactataagccgcagctgtcctcactgtatcatgggatatttacaccaaaggattttaaccggtacaaccttatttgacagcggcatcatactgtcataagactgactgtcataagaccaaatgaaccatcattaaactttgaaccagttactgcaaagctttattgcttcaagaagcttcatttggccatcactgctcccttgggggagacagtcaacctctgctgccacctgctattgactgttgtcatccaacatgcctcttagtatgcattgcagtgctacagatgtaaataacaatcaaaaatcatgttctgtgctaaatatttctccagttactgttccaattgtttcatcaattgctagttatggtatttactgacactttatttgacagtggtgccataagacaatcataattatgacatgtctctgtcctgagcattcatgaatgcttataacagatgtcattaagtgttatctggcaaatgatctcacttttgaatggatgcaaaagatcgaagacggacaaaaattgagttagtgataaaatttgccaaatgacacttaatgacataagcattcagtaatgtccatgatagtgtcaatccataattttgatgatcttatgacagtcttatgacaccgctgtcaaataaagtgttaacctaaaaaaattaaaaaaaaaaaataagccgcactggactataagccacaggtatcaaaatgaaggaaaaaagtagcgacttatagtccgaaaattacggtaagtagtGTCATTCAAAATTGAGTATTATCGTCTTTTTTAGGTCCATGTATTTGACCCTGTTCTTGTAATGCATTATTTGTGCCTTATTGATGTACTGCTGTACACCTAAACAAACATTTCTATAATAAAACAACTGTAATGTTAAGTACAGTGGAGTGTAATACAGTGTCTCTGACTGGATATTTTGGTTGGGTACAAATATTTTAAGGCGAacaattattcttctttctgtcTCTCTCCAGAATCCTGTGTTGGTGCTGTAGTCATTCATCTTCTTCAATCCCATGAGCCCAGAGTGAAAACTTTCTATAAAAAAGGAGAAGAGCTGGGTCTTTGAAAAGAAGCAGTCAAAGACATAAAATAATTCCGGCAGCCATTACCTGCATACTGCGGACCAGGATGAAATCCTGTTATTATGTGGACCTAAAGCTGTGTCTGACTTAGTGGTTATGCCACAGAGCAGTAGGAGTAGCATGGCCTCTCCTCCCCGTTCTTACGCTCCGTCACATCCTCCCACGCCTCATTTCCCAAATAATTCCTCGTCAGGTGTTCCTTTTGGTCTTCCTCTTTCAAAGGAAACTAAACCAAATCCGTGTCGTGTAACTCAACTGACCTCATTCTTGCCATCTTTTTCACATCCCTCGACCTTATCGCTTGAGACCAGAATTTGTCCGGCCAAGCATGGCATCGCGGTGTCGCTCTGCCTGGTGGATAGTCGCACTGCTTCCTCGTCCGGGCTTGCCAGTGACAAAGATATAGAAACGGAGCCAAAGCCAATTGGCTGGGTGTCCCCTAATACTTGGGACAGCCGCTTTGATGAGACAAAACTAAATACAACAATGGATATCTGCAAACCAACAGCTTTGTGCAAAGTTGAAGATAAGGGTGACGTTGAAAACACAAAGCAATACAGTCATTTTTCAGAGCAGATACCCGCTGAGGCAGACTATATCGATATTGTGCAGGCATCCTTGCTTTTTGGATGCACTCCATCAGCAACAACAGAACAGAAATCAGAGGTGCAAATGCAACCAAAAGCTCAAGTGGAGTCACATATGCAAACCACAAGTCAGTCAAAGCCACATAAAGAACAATTGCTAATTCATTTAACAGAGAAAAGACAAGCATGTAGGTATGGTAGAACAGAGGCTGCTCCATTACAACATGCAAACATGGCAGTTGAACCTTCAGCCACACTCAACCGTTTTCAATCCCATCAATCCTACCCCGTTGTCTCCGAATCATTTCACCACGTGAATAGCGTCCAGTTCTCAGAGCGAGAGACAAGTAAACAAGCGAAAATGGCTTCCCAAACAGAGGAGGTGAAGTGCCGTCATCGGGAATCCTACAGAGCAGCGCTCCAAAATCCTGTCACTGTTAAGTATGAAAAGGCCAAAGCAAGGATGTTGGGTGTTGTGCAGGAGGATGGAGAAATCCCGTATTGCGATGGCGGAAGAAGACAATCAGAGACTACAAGCGGTTGCCCTCAATGTCATGACCAAAAACGTATCCATGAATTCAGGACCCGAATCCAGCACTATTCAAATGCAGATAGTACCATCTCTATGGAGTCAGTACAGAAAAACACTGCTCCATTTTGGAAACAAGAAGATGCAAACCCAGTTTTCCGTATGCCCGACAAACTCGGACAAAATAAGGGTATCCATAGGACCTCTGTGCCTTTTCAAGCACATTATGACAAATCTTACACCGTTTTACAGAATGGAAGTGGAACAAACTTTGAAAGAGCTTTACAGCACACCTGTGATCCTACAGAGGCACATGTGCTTTCCACCAATCACCATAGCACTCCCACTGGGGCGAGTCCGACTGTCTCTTCGCCtatgtcaccacaaaagaataaacaggaaatggacGGAAGATGTTCCTCCCTCTCTACCGCAGTGGTAGACACCTCAGAGAAGTGCCAGTTGGTCCTTGTGGATGGTGAGAATGTTAGGAAGGGCCGAAACGATAACACCCGTGCAGATGTGCCTCAGCTTCACGTGGTCAAGTGTAAAAAAAGCACAGCCTTTCGACTAGTttcacctaaaatcaacaagatgaagGTCACCATTCCAGGTAGACCGCTCACAAACTTTATACTTATGTTTATAATAAACGTTTCATTGTAAATATGACAGATGTATCCATCCTTTTACAGATAGGGTAAATAAATCCACCACAAATAGAAAGACGGAGAGCTCCTCAATAGATTTTTCGATTCTAGCAACTGAAGTCAAGAGCAACTGTCAGCCGTCCTCTGTTCATAACAGTCACAGACCGGACCACCTTCCTCTGGGATCTCCAGATCACAGAGATCACCCACTTTATCAAGGAGTAGCAACACTCACAGGCAAGTTGTAATAGTCCTCCAATCCTCTGTCCTTCACTAGTTCTTCCAGTCAACATACTACAGTAGATGAGGCAATTTTATTTGAATACCTgtaaatacactgctggccaaagtattggcacccctgcaattctgtcagataatgctcaattttcccagaaaatgattgcaattattaaatgctttggtagtcatatcttcatttattttgcttgcaacgaaaaaacacaaaagagaatgaaaaacaaaaaattaaaccatTACTATTTTACGCAAAACTCCAACAGTGGGccgtacaaaagtattggcaccctcagccaatacttggtagcacaacctttagacataataactgcgaacaaccgcttccggtatccatcaatgaatttcttacaatgctttgctggaattgtagaccattcttctttggccaactgcttcatgtctctgagatttgaaactgccattttcagatctctccacacatGTTCTATGGgaatcaggtctggactcattgctggccactttaaaagtctccagtgctttctctcaaaccattttctagtgctttttgaagtgtgtgttgggtcattgtcctgctggaagacccatgacctctgagggagacccagctttctcacactgggccttacattatgctgcaaaatttgtaggtagttttcagactttataatgctatgcacacggtcaagcagtccagtgccagaggtagcaaagcaacaccacaacatcagggaaccttcgccatgtttgactgtggggaccgtgttcttttcgttgaaggcctcgttttctccagagaacattcttccaaaacatttttggctttctcaggtaagttttggcaaactccagcctggcttttttatgtatctgggtcagaagtggggtcttcctgggtatcctgccgtagagtcccttttcattcagaggccgacggatagtacaggttgacactgttgtaccctcggactgcagaacagcttgaacttgtttggatgttaggcgaggttctttatccaccatccgtacaatctttcgttgaaatctctcgttaatttttcttttccgtctacatctaggccacagtgccatgggctttacacttattgatgacaatgcgcatggtagacacaggaacattcaggtctttggagatggacttgtagccttgagagtgcccatgcttcctcacaattttgcttcttaagtccacagacagttctttggtctttcttttctccatgctggtagacacaaggacacaggacagatgttgagtcaactttaatctatttgaactggctgcaagtgtgatttagttattgccaccacctgtgttatgtgccacaggtaagtaacgggtgttgtttattacacacattagagaagcattacatgatttttcaaagggtgccaatcaggggtcgcgttaaccggaaattttccgtcgttgaccggttttttaaaatggtgacggaaaaaactgaagtccgtcagtcattttgacaggttgcaattcacaccccagaccacagggtggcgagttagcatattaattagctattgtctctcttaatgcatgacgtcgttggctattctgtcagaatattgtagtgtaaccggggtctggcggcggcaccgtgattgacacatcaacgcgaggttcttattggtgcacccggtgtgccagcgcgtcatccaattgatggacaagattgccgcctgtgtatagaccccaatcacatgacgtcacaactccgcccccctgaccggagccaccatattgtgtgtcagcccgtcatgtttatacattaccgctacttacatgcctcctattacggcgtgtttttctgctcgttaatattaataatcaaaacagcgaaggcgtgtgtggcggttggttgctgtaacagagaagatagacggagagacttgaagttctaccgtattctgagagacgcgaagatgagagcgagatggactgctgtaattcgccaagaaatctgggcaccaaacgatcaccacagactatgtagtagtctttttatatctggtaagatgcatttaatatatatttagaagattttgggctgacaaccacaattaagatcattgtgtgacgttggtgattggggtctatatcgttgcctccttttctttgggggcggagttgttggcggtaagcagagtaaaaagggagaaaaataccactacttccgtgtctaatttttcgccgccaagcaagcgttacaatattaattaaaaatgaataaaaactaaatactattgaatatgtcattattatcattttaaaaatttaagtgacgggtaaaaatagactatgaccggatttttttgaccctgtcagtcaaaatgacagacaacgaaaatgtctagcgcaacctctggtgccaatacatttgtcctgtccatttttggagttttgtgtaaaacgataatgattttttttttcattctcttttgtgttttttattgcaagcaaaataaatgaagatattactaccagagcatttgtaattgcaatcattttctgggagaaattgagaattatctgacagaattgcagggatgccaacttaacaatacttttggccagcagcgtaCATAATACAATTTTTCATTTCGCTGATCCCTGCAGGAGGCAGAGATAGGATGGGTAGGGCAATCACTGAGCTCTACGGAGACCACCAAGGATGGCGATCCAATGTGACCAGCCAGGAGCTCTTGGAGATGTTGCTGTACTTCCACTCTGTCATCAGGTGAGCTCTAACAGGGCAACTGACACAAACATACAAAAATCCCTAGAAATATTCTAATAGCCATGGTATTTGTAACGTAGCAATGACAGTGGTACACAGAACAACAAAATTAACTGCTCGAGTGCTCAATACAATATGTCTGAATTTACATTAAGTGGAAAGTAATTGTTCATTTATTACCATACGTAATCAGAACTCTGTGCAAGCAAGAGTAAATCAACAATAAAAGGCAATGGATTGGAAATTCATTTGTGATATGCCTTTCATGTCAATTTATCTTCAGGAGAGAAATCAGAGAAGCTGGGATGACTCTTATCTTTGATGCCAGGAAATCAAATCCTCTTCCACAGCTGTACAAGGCTTTGATGCTGCTGCAGGTACGAAACACACAAACATCACAACTGGAAACTTAACCACTGTAGTTCAATGGGGAATAAAAACTAATTGGGATGAGGGAGTCACACAATTTCAAAATTTGAGaactttattatatttttcaccaaaaaaaatcagtgaCAAGATTATTTATGGTTTTAAATCACCTCATAGCACTTCCCAATAAGCTTGCCAAGATGCTATCTATGCTATTCAAACCATTGCTGCTTGCTATTTTTGGATTGCTATGATACGCACCATTGATGTTCTAGTCCCAGCATTTCCTTCCTAGTTTTTTGCAACATGCGTGACTATAatattaatacaggtagtccttgggttatgaacgagtttcattcctatgctggcgatgtaacccgaatttctgtataaaatggaATTAACACTTttggtacccctaaatacccgctaaatctcaaaatagccaaccaaaaacatgtattaaaagtcactgtactgtcctcgccaagacgttggagctaaatccgagctagacagcgagctaaactgtaatctttcccctctctctcactcggtTGCGAGACTTCTTCGTGTGGGCATGTGCGCCAATACGTTCATTTTCGTGTGGACATgggctgaaaacaaaacaacaagtcaacattaaaatccaaatacacattttgccaaggggcagaacagtcatatttagggatgggaattgatacgatttttactattccgattccattatcgatattgctcaacgattcgattctttatcaattctgttattgattctaatttggactaatagactgtatgaggttctgggttcaatatgttttatggttcattcgcctcgaggtgtcggttagaacacaaggagcggaaagtggagttggtctttggcacttttaatccaacttggcaacaggtacaactatatacagggaatggcacttgatatgagaatcactcaatgagcagatgagagcatgcgtggaaagatgttgatgtatttgactatttgtatgtgtgtggaagaagactggaatgtgtgggtTCATGTGTTGtcctgaaaggaaagaaaattacatcatattagtgctgatgcaataaataatgcaaattgactgtggaaagaaaattacatcatattagtgctgatgcaataaataatgcaaattgactgtaaagcagtcaatgaCACACATAAATGACTTGCACAGTATAATGAACTTAAAGGTGGGGGGCACGAGTGCGCGCACACAACCCGGACGTACGCTACGTGCACGAATGGTCATCTTGGTCATAAcactggcgaaaactaagcactttacactcatatggatgtacaacatcatcttaagatgctaaactaacacatccctcttaacacaaatgtgcaacgcgaATATAATGCAAACAACACTCTCCTCGACGGAGCGAGGACGAGATGGAGCAAGCAGCCgacgtaacagtaaaaacatGAAACGGTCGCGCTAATTCatttacaaatttatttttaattttgtgatTCCATAATAACACAATATGCATTTGGTCACAAATGGTAATTATTTGTCAAATTGTAAATGCTATTATTTAACACCgatgttattttttaatacatattgattttatgcaggagcACTCTCCCCAAGCAGTAAACAGTTTGGTTCTTCTATTGGACAAAGAAAGCAGCGCCCTGCCAGACCGATGCCCCACTATTCAGGTTCATCAACTcatatattacatttttatacTTGATTGTTTGTTGACCGACATTTATAAAGAAAGGAATCATATCTAGAACAGAAGTATATCAtagtgtatacagtatataagtgaCTGTTACTGAACTGAAAGAGAGTAAGATACCCCTTTGCTAAATTGCTGCTTGCATACTCACCTACTATAAAATACACCGGTTTTCGATGATTCAGAGATAGCGTTCTTGTACTTCAGGTGCATGTTGTTCTGCTGAAAATCCTTTGCAAGCCATTTATAATTTTGTAAGATGGCAAGGTTGTGCCACCTATTCTAAAGTCTTATTTGACTCTCCACTTTCACACTTGTAATGTTGCCATTTCTTTGTGCGGACCCTGCAGACTGAAGTGGTGACATCATTGAAAGCCTTGACCAAACTGGTGGAAGAGAGTCAACGGACATTTCGTCTGGATGGAACACTATGTCACAACCAGAGCGACTGGATAGAACTTCATCGGGTGAGTAAGCTAGTACTCTGCATGATGctactaggcatgtgctggtatgaaattttgactgtatgataaccttgaagaccaaatgtgaagtaaggttggccaaccatgtttttgaataatgtcaatggctaaacaattataagcaaatTTTCGTTatattttttaacgcaacccttctagattccttgtttaacccatagcaacgcccttgacaacgaaaatacttgtcttcgacaatcttcggaaattatgtgacacagagaactgcgagggaagtccgtcatagaacagtattgttgcattgcttctcggtaagatgccacggtggtgtgtggcgatgtattgttttcaatttaaagaaaagttgtatgagtggccaaaggatagcagggcacgtaaatggacatctttcgttcgcacgaagcgaatgaatttcacgccatcatcgagtagtgttctctgctacaaacacttcgaagatgcctgcttcctcaaccggtctgcttaggatcaaggatttgcaaaaaagtaagtgtgatttttggatagatgactgatgactttgtcaaagcacagctgccaactgttgtggaatgaacagtagaaggtagcgacgtttgccgaaaggtaactcgaggcaaaaccccgatcgtgttgtggaatgaacagtagaagctaactcgtggcaatccccaatcatagttgtattgagttcattttgcctacacttataaattcgtcaaaacttttcttttatcccaggcaattgtaggtggtttatttacctgacatgtttcggcaaaCACTTCCGCCTTTGTCAGCGGGTCCAACGGTGGAAgtcttcgccgaaacatgtcaggtaaataaaagctaacgtcgctagcttctactgttcattccacaacatgatcggggattcgtcaaaactttttttttatcccaggcaatagtaggtggtttatttacctgacatgcttcaaatcataaaaataataacagcctaccaatcttgtaatctcgatgggtcttgtctccattccatgtcaggtagtctgggcacattgtttgcatcctgattagcgtctggctaatacatgtacagTCCAACattaaattccaacctcctcctcttcctccaactcttcaaaaacttggatctcctcacttgcgctcgatctatcgcttatatcgctgtttgaatcattgtttaaagggctttgtatggcggccgtatggagcgctgccatcgctgttctcggtgtgacgtgtcacttccgggttcgtcccctttcaggctcgaacttcggaaacgcgattattttgtcaaatgtacaacatataaattatttttttcatgctttatttgttggacaatatttaattaattgtgaccctatttggcattttatgaaattacttcacatttggtctttaagcaAAATACAGCGGTTTCACGGAATTGCAATTGtatctctaaaatgtgttattttgagatgtatgggttttcacaacatatttgcaaattggaatgtCATGGAACATGCCTGCATAGGTTTTCTCcagacaaaacaacaacaaaaacatacatGGTAGGCTGACTGAACACTCTAAAGGGCCCATTAATGTAATTTTGTGTATGAAAGGTTGCTTGACTATATgtaccctgcgattggctggcaatctGCTGGTAAGGGCTCCAGAACCCCTGTAactctcgtgaggataagcaatCGCTAAGATTGAATGAATGATTGATGACCAAATCTTTCATTTGTCTAGAAACTCTTTCCATTTGCGTTGGATCTTCATGACGCCTCCAGTCTGTTGCAAAGTGCAATAAGTCATTTAAAAGCTCCTCAGGGAACGGATTGTGTGCAGGTATTGTATTTACTGCAATCAAAGTCAGTTTTCCCAATACCCATAAATGGAATCATACAGTATGTGATCAGTGCTCAGTAGGTCAAGGAGTTATTTATATCCCGTAGATATGGCCTCAGTACCAACTGTGCTTGTTTCCCCTGCAGAGTGTTCAGCAATGTATGAAGGACCAGAGGACTCTGATGCGTGATGTACTGGAGGACAGTCGATTGGTCAGCCTGCAGAGAGAGGGTGGGGCCATCCTGGCGAGGCTGAGGAAAGAAAGTGACATCAGATACCCTCACTGTGAGGATCTCAGGTGAGCTGGAGTAATTCACATACTGCTTCTTTACATTTCAGTATCGGGTTTTTACTGAACTAGAGTGGCTTTGTCCTCCATGCAGTGATGCTGTGGACTCACTGACTAGCCTGTACAACCATGTGGAGGAGCAGGTCCACATCCTTGTACATAGCTCCAACAAGTCTCTAGAACACTTGGAGTATCTGTTGCAAGTCAGAGAGATGGAGCGTCACTTCACACAAGTTTGTACTACTACTTTTAAGACATCAGACATGACTGAAATAATATTTTTGATCCCAAGGTTATCTAAATGATGCATGTACCTGAGCAAAGCGATCTCTCCCATTCACAGCTCCAACAGTGGTTTTATATAGAGGGAGAGCGCCATCTGCAGGAAGCTAAATCAGTAGAGGAATCTGGAGACCAGTTAGAGCAGATCCTCAACAGCTTTACTGCTTTTCTTTTGGATGCTAACGTGAGTACTGTAATACCGGTAGTCTGCTTGTGAGCATTATGACTGTGACAAGCGCATGGACATTCCTCGAAGAGAAACATGTTAGGAATCTTACATAATACTTTCAATAGTATGTGGGGTATGAAAGTTGCCAGTACTGACCGCAGATAAGGATTTTTAAACTTTTCTGTCCCTTCACAGGATCGTAGACACCATGCCATGTCATTAGCGCAAGACGCGGAACATCTCCAACAGGCTGGGATGTCGTACCCAGAGACGCAGGCGTTCAAAAGCAGAGTCTGTGCATTCAAATCGGACCTGGACGACTTTCTGTGTAGAGCGGAGGCGTGCGGCAGGGAGCTACAAATCATGGTCAATGTGTGTGACTTTTGTGAGCAGGTAGGTTTGCAactgtttaatcatttattgtgcaatcagcagtgttgttaatcttactgaaaaaaagtaattaattatagttacaaattacttctcccaaaaagtaattgcgttagtaactcaattacctgaatgtaagagtaattagttacttggcaaagtaattggtgataattactttttttattttcctcaaaaaaacaaaacaaaacaaaaaacattggccacactatgtgaagttttttgtggaggtttttggtacaattggcccgagcccaattctttaccctttaccctgaatcaactgttaaaagttgttaaaattgctcccattattgcattagttcccttctctctactttcgacatatgaaagttttaaaactgtttcatcatttaaagatagattcaagtcaagattttgccgatttagaagtattttagataaaaagttacttaggttcgctaggaaggttctctacaacagagccgtcctaaaaagcctactgctttaagatggcggctgtctactaacgcatttaatgccatgtctgtcattttgcatctagttatatctatatacagtacatgtgatatctaccatgtctaacatatctaccataacatgcgggcgtagtttgtcggctatcggctacaacatgtattattggagctacctagcatcgcgtttgctcggcgtcacaactttcttgcctcctccccgctcctgctctgctctgtcctctcggtgagtccgtctccctcagacttttctaccagtatagtaacgcatagtaacgcatgcctttccgtcctcagtaacggtaacggcgttgccaagatgagaaaagtaattaattagattacccactactaaaaaaaataacgctgttagtaacgccgttatattgtaacgccgttattaacaacactggcaatCAGTGGGTCAATTTCCCAAATTTACTAAAGATTTATTTAACATAGCATTGTCCTGGTCTGGACGCCTTTCAATCACAGTAGTAAGAGAGATTGAGAACCATTCACACttgaggctgatttatgcttctgtgtaGCGGTGATTGCGGACCTACGCCGGTAacacagacccgatttacgacctggctacgagtcacgtcaatgcaCGTGACATGAACGTCGAAGGACTgtaattggtccgctcagaacgttgtttccggttcagcacaacaacaccgtcgtcttctgtgtcgcctatgtttcaacatttgtattgacaacatttgttgttcaatattgattagctgcagctgcaaatacacatGTTCCATCTCCGTTTCTTTTGCTGTCAATGACCgaattgctgtcaatgaccaaaggcattcgacaagagtcccccagaaCTGTACAAAGACAACGCCACACTTCTCTGGTGGcaaggcggtgaattacagagcaacgcgttcccttgacgcagaactttGAAGGCTCAATGACGGCGTTGGATCTACGCTGTTGCTCCGCCGTCACcggaacgcagaagcataaatcagcctttacTTTGCGAATACAAGTAAAACTGTATCATCTTTTTCAACAGGCCACATCTCTGGCTGTTGATTGCATCCACTATCTCGAACAGAATCAAACCAGAATCTCTAACACCCAAGATGGTAAGCCAAGGACAACACTTTTCAGTGAAATTCATCAAAACGAAGACTCTGAACTGACCGGCA contains these protein-coding regions:
- the LOC130904318 gene encoding uncharacterized protein LOC130904318 isoform X1, with translation MPQSSRSSMASPPRSYAPSHPPTPHFPNNSSSGVPFGLPLSKETKPNPCRVTQLTSFLPSFSHPSTLSLETRICPAKHGIAVSLCLVDSRTASSSGLASDKDIETEPKPIGWVSPNTWDSRFDETKLNTTMDICKPTALCKVEDKGDVENTKQYSHFSEQIPAEADYIDIVQASLLFGCTPSATTEQKSEVQMQPKAQVESHMQTTSQSKPHKEQLLIHLTEKRQACRYGRTEAAPLQHANMAVEPSATLNRFQSHQSYPVVSESFHHVNSVQFSERETSKQAKMASQTEEVKCRHRESYRAALQNPVTVKYEKAKARMLGVVQEDGEIPYCDGGRRQSETTSGCPQCHDQKRIHEFRTRIQHYSNADSTISMESVQKNTAPFWKQEDANPVFRMPDKLGQNKGIHRTSVPFQAHYDKSYTVLQNGSGTNFERALQHTCDPTEAHVLSTNHHSTPTGASPTVSSPMSPQKNKQEMDGRCSSLSTAVVDTSEKCQLVLVDGENVRKGRNDNTRADVPQLHVVKCKKSTAFRLVSPKINKMKVTIPDRVNKSTTNRKTESSSIDFSILATEVKSNCQPSSVHNSHRPDHLPLGSPDHRDHPLYQGVATLTGGRDRMGRAITELYGDHQGWRSNVTSQELLEMLLYFHSVIRREIREAGMTLIFDARKSNPLPQLYKALMLLQEHSPQAVNSLVLLLDKESSALPDRCPTIQTEVVTSLKALTKLVEESQRTFRLDGTLCHNQSDWIELHRKLFPFALDLHDASSLLQSAISHLKAPQGTDCVQSVQQCMKDQRTLMRDVLEDSRLVSLQREGGAILARLRKESDIRYPHCEDLSDAVDSLTSLYNHVEEQVHILVHSSNKSLEHLEYLLQVREMERHFTQLQQWFYIEGERHLQEAKSVEESGDQLEQILNSFTAFLLDANDRRHHAMSLAQDAEHLQQAGMSYPETQAFKSRVCAFKSDLDDFLCRAEACGRELQIMVNVCDFCEQATSLAVDCIHYLEQNQTRISNTQDGKPRTTLFSEIHQNEDSELTGSQCAISVLSSDNDSSILQLFQDKLLQFSKERFQEVRAQASALRGSRGMKIWNAAWLRCQEARQLLQDRMHDTSDKVFDRQYSGLCGRHYVDVANTLKTLPGSLMVPSTPGPCHPDWESIVSGQVDLEKRRPILGKNNTTETACNVTITPEDKNGSQGSKVKSKSSNRSGKTALRESKRSRTRSDRDAAALSQSHTVGCQWFPWGRSPRAESQASILTPIEASGCSVPAGEQVRPSSSCSRHGQPSCRILQEAQKFQLSRHGSFSEGSCNQGAAEGGAYLSKHGSLPTGRGEGTFCLERPQERTNNSLRLHRVLEELLLTEREYVRSLNYILTHYLPLLDRSDIPQDLRGKRSIIFGNLQKLHDFHSHYFLPELEACHGDPAMVARCFLRHRDSFGLYSLYSKNKPQSDSLLLHRRHDIFKRKQQELGDMMDLSSYLLRPIQRISKYSLLLQDTMALTSSHWAQDIPDDILGANNPEKDRADIRAAADLVRFQMRHGNDLLTMDAIQNCDVNLKEQGQLIRQDEFTVFFRKKRCLRRIFLFKHLILFSKTKKTDVGNEIYVYKQSFKTSDIGMTHDTGVSGLSFEIWFRRRKSEDTYILKASSMEVKKSWTSDLEKILWDQATHSRELRLQERVFMGLGPKTFMDIQPSDAAICDRDVSGILTGRIPVACCSRRTLEVARPDSLGSTSTTLSRSSSSSGRGSLSLAGYAGHTSAGPIPDSVLDNEVNARHSLLHHDCEGWKTDLRTLNLADATDSSEENTNVFFSDSGLSCLSALGGEVVDSSSSLGSHSPIARLTLCQVNSSPAVNRKNIAVDAKPPHLANVQGDMPKGKSTEV